Proteins from a genomic interval of Scatophagus argus isolate fScaArg1 chromosome 6, fScaArg1.pri, whole genome shotgun sequence:
- the LOC124060676 gene encoding mucin-2-like — MERIVLCWILLLLYLYESSGQGSTTALPQTFTAETTTSEAVTTTAAPTTTLPPTTTTPSLIITTTDTTITPQTTTNAATTTLPQTTTTEATTSEAVTTVSAPTTTPPPTTTTAATVPTQSTKAAASTTPSPSTNVAATTNPSHTTQTTQIAATIMTTSETVTTTSEQNTTSFATTIISTTTTPPQSTNTEATTSEAVTTTSAATTNPPQTTTAAATTTPSPTTTTAATVPTQSTKAAASTTPSPSTNVAATTNPSHTTQTTQIAATIMTTSETVTTTSEQNTTSFATTIISTTTTPPQSTNTEATTSEAVTTTSAASTTPSSLITTSPLTITTTTSTILSPTTTTAASTTLPQTTTTEASTSEAVTTTTTETTTTPPSITTTAATTTPSPTTTVVATTAPSPTTATVATVPAQTTRTAVNTTPSPTTTTAITTTPPSTTTVATPLQTATTTTSTTPSPTNTAAATTTPSPTTTVEATTSEAVTTTTAASTIAATTTPPTSTTTETTTTVPSTTIVASVATTTQSPTTINAATAPAQTTTTAAMTTLPPTTTTAATTTTAQTSTTAATATPPQTSTTAATPTPSQTTTTAVPPYQSVTATSTPTTTPYPTTTTATTTTPSPVTTTATTTMPPSTTTVAASTIPSPTTITAATTTLLQTTTTEASTSEAVTNNTTATTTSPPSITTTAVSTTPPQTTTTAAMTTLPQTTTTEATTTTSQTSTTAATATPPQTSTTAATPTPSQTTTTAAPPYQSVATTSTPTTSPSPTTTVAATTTPLQTATTTTSTTPSPTTTVEVTTSEAVTTTSAATTNPPQTTTAAATTTPSPTTTTAATVPTQSTKAAASTTPSPSTNVAATTNPSHTTQTTQIAATIMTTSETVTTTSEQNTTSFATTIISTTTTPPQSTNTEATTSEAVTTTSAASTTPSSLITTSPLTITTTTSTTPSPTNTAAATTTPSPTTTVVATTAPSPTTATVATVPDQTTRTAVNTTSSPTTTTAITTTPPSTTTVATPPQTATTTTSTTPSPTNTAAATTTPSPTTTVEVTTSEAVTTTTAATTIAATTTPPTSTTTETTTTVPSTTIVASVATTTQSPTTINAATAPAQTTTTAAMTTLPPTTTTAATTTTAQTSTTAATATPPQTSTTAATPTPSQTTTTAVPPYQSVTATSTPTTTPYPTTTTATTTTPSPVTTTATTTIPPSTTTVAASTIPSPTTITAATTTLLQTTTTEASTSEAVTNNTTATTTSPPSITTTAVSTTSPQTTTTAAMTTLPQTTTTEAITTTSQTSTTAATATPPQTSTTAATPTPSQTTTTAAPPYQSVATTSTPTTSPSPTTTVAATTTPLQTATTTTSTTPSPTTTVEVTTSEAVTTTSAATTNPPQTTTAAATTTPPPTTTTAATVPTQSTKAAASTTPSPSTNVAATTNPSHTTQTTQIAATIMTTSETVTTTSEQNTTSFATTIISTTTTPPQSTNTEATTSEAVTTTSAASTTPSSLITTSPLTITTTTSTTPSPTNTAAATTTPSPTTTVVATTAPSPTTATVATVPDQTTRTAVNTTSSPTTTTAITTTPPSTTTVATPPQTATTTTSTTPSPTNTAAATTTPSPTTTVEVTTSEAVTTTTAATTIAATTTPPTSTTTETTTTVPSTTIVASVATTTQSPTTINAATAPAQNTTTAAMTTLPPTTTTAATTTTAQTSTTAATATPPQTSTTAATPTPSQTTTTAVPPYQSVTATSTPTTTPYPTTTTATTTTPSPVTTTATTTMPPSTTTVAASTIPSPTTITAATTTLLQTTTTEASTSEAVTNNTTAPTTSPPSITTTAVSTTPPQTTTTAAMTTLPQTTTTEATTTTSQTSTTAATATPPQTSTTAATPTPSQTTTTAAPPYQSVATTSTPTTSPSPTTTVAATTTPLKTATTTTSTTPSPTTTVEVTTSEAVTTTSTPTTYPSPTTTVAATTNPSQSTQTTQTAATITAKPETTTNTATTPSPTTTTAITTTPPSTTTIAAMTTPSPTTTISTTTTPPQSTNTEATTSEAVTTTSAATTNPPQTTTVAATTTPSPTTTTPSPLTTTSPLTVTTTTSTTPSPTTTTTATTTPPQTTTTAATTTPPTSTTTEITTTPTSTTIVAAMTTLSPTTTGAATTTPSPTTTTAAITTLPPNTTTETTTTPPSTTRVAAMTTPSPTATTTTSTTPSQTTTVEATTSEAVTTTSAATTNPPQTTTAAANTTPSPTTTVEATTSEAVTTTTAATTTPHQSTTTAATITPSPLTTTSPLTTTNTTTTTTSPTTTTATTTPPQTSTTAATPTPSQTPTTAAPPYQSVTTSTPTTTPSPTTTTAITTTPPSTTTIAAMTTPSPTTTISTTTTPPQSTNTEATTSEAVITTSAATTNPPQTTTVAATTTPSPTATVEATTTEAVTTTTVATTTPPQSTNTKGTTSEAVTTTNAANTTAATTTPSPPTTTSPLTVTTTTSTTPSPTTTTTATTTPPQTTTTAATATPPTSTTTETTTTPPSTTIVAATTTLSPTTTGAATTTPSPTTTTAAITTLPPNTTIETTTTPPSTTIVAATTTLSPTTTGAATTTPSPTTTTAAITTLPPNTTIETTTTPPSTTRVAAMTTPSPTTTISTTTTLPQSTNTEATTPEAVTTTTAATTTPHQSTSTAATITPSPLTTTSPLTTTNTTTTTTSPTTTTATTTPPQTSTTAATPTPSQTPTTAAPPHHSVTTSTPTTTPSPTTTTAITTTPPPVTTTATTTMPPSTTTTAATTTPSSTTTAAATTNPSQTTQTAATTTAKPETTTNTATTTLPQTTTSAAAIPPPTNTTGATTVVSPTTTTATTTTQGVMTTSTTTTTPPITATTSAAAIPSPTTITQGLMTTSATTTTAPITFTTSAVPIPPPTTASKATTVASPTTASAITTAQGAMTTSATTTTPPTTATTSAAAIPPPTTTTRGTTVVSPTTTTATTTTQSVMTTSATTTTPPITATTSAAVISSPTTITQGVMTTSATTTTAPITFTTSAAPIPPPINTTGVTTHPVLATTTNAVVTKIPLTTTSSTARTMPPSTTTTHPATAATSSVMSTGETTTQGLVSVAQLQMKLTSYGEVSNGTIIKLVEQFFREQLLNGSAHTFTVTNIQRVRVAP, encoded by the exons ATGGAAAGAATAGTCCTTTGTTGGATATTGTTGCTTCTCTATTTATATGAATCATCTGGGCAAG GATCAACCACAGCTCTGCCTCAAACCTTTACAGCTGAAACCACCACATCTGAGGCTGTGACAACCACAGCGGCACCAACCACAACTCTGCCTCCAACCACTACAACTCCATCGCTAATAATTACAACTACAGACACCACAATAACACCTCAAACCACTACAAATGCAGCCACTACAACTTTGCCTCAAACCACTACAACTGAAGCCACCACATCTGAGGCCGTGACAACCGTAAGTGCTCCCACCACAACTCCTCCTCCAACCACTacaactgcagcaacagttCCAACTCAATCCACGAAAGCTGCAGCCAGTACAACTCCTTCTCCATCCACAAATGTTGCAGCCACCACAAATCCATCTCATACCACTCAAACCACACAAATTGCAGCCACCATAATGACTACATCTGAGACTGTGACCACCAcaagtgaacaaaacacaacttcatTTGCAACCACTATAATTTCCACCACCACAACTCCACCTCAATCCACTAATACTGAAGCCACCACATCTGAAGCTGTGACAACCACAAGTGCAGCCACCACAAATCCACCACAAACCACTACAGCTGCAGCCACCACAACTCCATCTCCAACCACTacaactgcagcaacagttCCAACTCAATCCACGaaagctgcagccagcacaACTCCTTCTCCATCCACAAATGTTGCAGCCACCACAAATCCATCTCATACCACTCAAACCACACAAATTGCAGCCACCATAATGACTACATCTGAGACTGTGACAACCAcaagtgaacaaaacacaacttcatTTGCAACCACTATAATTTCCACCACCACAACTCCACCTCAATCCACTAATACTGAAGCCACCACATCTGAAGCTGTGACAACCACAAGTGCAGCCAGCACAACTCCATCTTCACTGATTACAACTTCACCCTTGACCATAACAACTACAACCTCCACAATCCTATCTCCTACCACTACAACTGCAGCCAGCACAACTCTGCCTCAGACCACAACAACTGAAGCCTCCACATCTGAGGCTGTGACAACCACTACAACAGAAACCACCACAACTCCCCCTTCAATTACAACAACTGCAGCCACCACAACTCCATCTCCAACCACTACAGTTGTGGCCACCACAGCTCCATCGCCAACCACTGCAACTGTAGCAACAGTTCCAGCTCAAACCACAAGAACTGCAGTCAACACAACTCCATCTCCAACCACTACAACTGCAATCACCACAACTCCCCCTTCAACTACAACAGTTGCAACACCACTTCAAACCGCCACAACTACAACCTCCACAACCCCATCTCCGACCAATACAGCTGCAGCCACCACAACTCCATCTCCAACCACTACAGTGGAAGCCACCACATCTGAGGCTGTGACAACCACAACTGCAGCCAGCACAATTGCGGCCACGACAACTCCACCAACAtccacaacaacagaaaccacAACAACTGTCCCTTCAACTACAATAGTTGCATCTGTAGCCACCACAACTCAATCTCCAACCACTATAAATGCAGCAACAGCTCCAGCTCAAACCACAACAACTGCAGCCATGACAACTCTGCCTCCAACCACCACAACTGCAGCCACCACAACTACAGCTCAAACCAGCACAACTGCTGCCACTGCAACACCACCTCAAACCAGCACAACTGCAGCCACCCCAACTCCATCTCAAACTACAACAACTGCAGTTCCACCATATCAGTCTGTGACAGCAACAAGTACACCCACCACAACTCCATACCCAACCACTACAACAGCAACCACCACAACTCCGTCTCCAGTCACTACAACAGCAACCACCACAATGCCCCCTTCAACTACAACAGTTGCAGCCTCCACAATCCCATCTCCTACCACAATAACTGCAGCCACCACAACTCTGCTTCAGACCACTACAACTGAAGCCTCCACATCTGAGGCTGTGACAAACAATACAACAGCAACCACCACAAGTCCCCCTTCAATTACAACAACTGCAGTCTCCACAACTCCACCTCAAACCACTACAACTGCAGCCATGACAACTCTGCCTCAGACCACAACAACTGAAGCCACCACAACTACATCTCAAACCAGCACAACTGCTGCCACTGCAACACCACCTCAAACCAGCACAACTGCAGCCACTCCAACTCCATCTCAAACTACAACAACTGCAGCCCCACCATATCAGTCTGTGGCAACAACAAGTACACCCACCACATCTCCATCCCCAACCACTACAGTTGCAGCCACCACAACACCACTTCAAACCGCCACAACTACAACCTCCACAACCCCATCTCCGACCACTACAGTTGAAGTCACCACATCTGAGGCTGTGACAACCACAAGTGCAGCCACCACAAATCCACCACAAACCACTACAGCTGCAGCCACCACAACTCCATCTCCAACCACTacaactgcagcaacagttCCAACTCAATCCACGaaagctgcagccagcacaACTCCTTCTCCATCCACAAATGTTGCAGCCACCACAAATCCATCTCATACCACTCAAACCACACAAATTGCAGCCACCATAATGACTACATCTGAGACTGTGACCACCAcaagtgaacaaaacacaacttcatTTGCAACCACTATAATTTCCACCACCACAACTCCACCTCAATCCACTAATACTGAAGCCACCACATCTGAAGCTGTGACAACCACAAGTGCAGCCAGCACAACTCCATCTTCACTGATTACAACTTCACCCCTGACCATAACAACTACAACCTCCACAACCCCATCTCCGACCAATACAGCTGCAGCCACCACAACTCCATCTCCAACCACTACAGTTGTGGCCACCACAGCTCCATCGCCAACCACTGCAACTGTAGCAACAGTTCCAGATCAAACCACAAGAACTGCAGTCAACACAACTTCATCTCCAACCACTACAACTGCAATCACCACAACTCCCCCTTCAACTACAACAGTTGCAACACCACCTCAAACCGCCACAACTACAACCTCCACAACCCCATCTCCGACCAATACAGCTGCAGCCACCACAACTCCATCTCCAACCACTACAGTGGAAGTCACCACATCTGAGGCTGTGACAACCACAACTGCAGCCACCACAATTGCAGCCACGACAACTCCACCAACAtccacaacaacagaaaccacAACAACTGTCCCTTCAACTACAATAGTTGCATCTGTAGCCACCACAACTCAATCTCCAACCACTATAAATGCAGCAACAGCTCCAGCTCAAACCACAACAACTGCAGCCATGACAACTCTGCCTCCAACCACCACAACTGCAGCCACCACAACTACAGCTCAAACCAGCACAACTGCTGCCACTGCAACACCACCTCAAACCAGCACAACTGCAGCCACCCCAACTCCATCTCAAACTACAACAACTGCAGTTCCACCATATCAGTCTGTGACAGCAACAAGTACACCCACCACAACTCCATACCCAACCACTACAACAGCAACCACCACAACTCCGTCTCCAGTCACTACAACAGCAACCACCACAATTCCCCCTTCAACTACAACAGTTGCAGCCTCCACAATCCCATCTCCTACCACAATAACTGCAGCCACCACAACTCTGCTTCAGACCACTACAACTGAAGCCTCCACATCTGAGGCTGTGACAAACAATACAACAGCAACCACCACAAGTCCCCCTTCAATTACAACAACTGCAGTCTCCACAACTTCACCTCAAACCACTACAACTGCAGCCATGACAACTCTGCCTCAGACCACAACAACTGAAGCCATCACAACTACATCTCAAACCAGCACAACTGCTGCCACTGCAACACCACCTCAAACCAGCACAACTGCAGCCACTCCAACTCCATCTCAAACTACAACAACTGCAGCCCCACCATATCAGTCTGTGGCAACAACAAGTACACCCACCACATCTCCATCCCCAACCACTACAGTTGCAGCCACCACAACACCACTTCAAACCGCCACAACTACAACCTCCACAACCCCATCTCCGACCACTACAGTTGAAGTCACCACATCTGAGGCTGTGACAACCACAAGTGCAGCCACCACAAATCCACCACAAACCACTACAGCTGCAGCCACCACAACTCCTCCTCCAACCACTacaactgcagcaacagttCCAACTCAATCCACGaaagctgcagccagcacaACTCCTTCTCCATCCACAAATGTTGCAGCCACCACAAATCCATCTCATACCACTCAAACCACACAAATTGCAGCCACCATAATGACTACATCTGAGACTGTGACCACCAcaagtgaacaaaacacaacttcatTTGCAACCACTATAATTTCCACCACCACAACTCCACCTCAATCCACTAATACTGAAGCCACCACATCTGAAGCTGTGACAACCACAAGTGCAGCCAGCACAACTCCATCTTCACTGATTACAACTTCACCCCTGACCATAACAACTACAACCTCCACAACCCCATCTCCGACCAATACAGCTGCAGCCACCACAACTCCATCTCCAACCACTACAGTTGTGGCCACCACAGCTCCATCGCCAACCACTGCAACTGTAGCAACAGTTCCAGATCAAACCACAAGAACTGCAGTCAACACAACTTCATCTCCAACCACTACAACTGCAATCACCACAACTCCCCCTTCAACTACAACAGTTGCAACACCACCTCAAACCGCCACAACTACAACCTCCACAACCCCATCTCCGACCAATACAGCTGCAGCCACCACAACTCCATCTCCAACCACTACAGTGGAAGTCACCACATCTGAGGCTGTGACAACCACAACTGCAGCCACCACAATTGCAGCCACGACAACTCCACCAACAtccacaacaacagaaaccacAACAACTGTCCCTTCAACTACAATAGTTGCATCTGTAGCCACCACAACTCAATCTCCAACCACTATAAATGCAGCAACAGCTCCAgctcaaaacacaacaactgcaGCCATGACAACTCTGCCTCCAACCACAACAACTGCAGCCACCACAACTACAGCTCAAACCAGCACAACTGCTGCCACTGCAACACCACCTCAAACCAGCACAACTGCAGCCACCCCAACTCCATCTCAAACTACAACAACTGCAGTTCCACCATATCAGTCTGTGACAGCAACAAGTACACCCACCACAACTCCATACCCAACCACTACAACAGCAACCACCACAACTCCGTCTCCAGTCACTACAACAGCAACCACCACAATGCCCCCTTCAACTACAACAGTTGCAGCCTCCACAATCCCATCTCCTACCACAATAACTGCAGCCACCACAACTCTGCTTCAGACCACTACAACTGAAGCCTCCACATCTGAGGCTGTGACAAACAATACAACCGCACCCACCACAAGTCCCCCTTCAATTACAACAACTGCAGTCTCCACAACTCCACCTCAAACCACTACAACTGCAGCCATGACAACTCTGCCTCAGACCACAACAACTGAAGCCACCACAACTACATCTCAAACCAGCACAACTGCTGCCACTGCAACACCACCTCAAACCAGCACAACTGCAGCCACTCCAACTCCATCTCAAACTACAACAACTGCAGCCCCACCATATCAGTCTGTGGCAACAACAAGTACACCCACCACATCTCCATCCCCAACCACTACAGTTGCAGCCACCACAACACCACTTAAAACCGCCACAACTACAACCTCCACAACCCCATCTCCGACCACTACAGTTGAAGTCACCACATCTGAGGCTGTGACAACCACAAGTACACCCACCACATATCCATCCCCAACCACTACAGTTGCAGCCACCACAAATCCATCTCAAAGCACTCAAAccacacaaactgcagccacCATAACGGCAAAGCCTGAAACCACTACAAATACAGCCACAACTCCATCTCCAACCACTACAACTGCAATCACCACAACTCCCCCTTCAACTACAACAATTGCAGCTATGACAACTCCATCTCCAACCACTACAATTTCCACCACCACAACTCCACCTCAATCCACTAATACTGAAGCCACCACATCTGAGGCTGTGACAACCACAAGTGCAGCCACCACAAATCCACCACAAACTACTACAGTTGCAGCCACCACAACTCCATCTCCAACCACTACAACTCCATCTCCGCTCACTACAACTTCACCTCTGACCGTAACAACTACAACCTCCACAACCCCATCTCCTACCACAACAACTACAGCCACCACAACTCCACCTCAAACCACTACAACTGCAGCCACTACAACTCCACCTACATccacaacaacagaaatcaCCACAACTCCCACTTCAACTACAATAGTTGCAGCCATGACAACTCTATCTCCAACCACTACGGGTGCAGCCACCACAACTCCATCTCCAACCACTACAACTGCAGCCATCACAACTCTGCCTCCAAACACTACAACAGAAACCACCACAACTCCCCCTTCAACTACGAGAGTTGCAGCCATGACAACTCCATCTCCAACCGCCACAACTACAACCTCCACAACCCCATCTCAGACCACTACAGTTGAAGCCACCACATCTGAGGCTGTGACAACCACAAGTGCAGCCACCACAAATCCACCACAAACCACTACAGCTGCAGCCAACACAACTCCATCTCCAACCACTACAGTTGAAGCCACCACATCTGAGGCTGTGACAACCACAACTGCAGCCACCACAACACCACATCAAAGCACCACAACTGCAGCCACTATAACTCCATCTCCACTCACCACAACTTCACCTCTGACCACAACAAATACAACCACCACAACCACATCTCCCACCACAACTACAGCCACCACGACTCCACCTCAAACCAGCACAACTGCAGCCACCCCAACTCCATCTCAAActccaacaacagcagctcCACCATATCAGTCTGTGACAACAAGTACACCCACGACAACTCCATCCCCAACCACTACAACAGCAATCACCACAACTCCCCCTTCAACTACAACAATTGCAGCTATGACAACTCCATCTCCAACCACTACAATTTCAACCACCACAACTCCACCTCAGTCCACTAATACTGAAGCCACCACATCTGAGGCTGTGATAACCACAAGTGCAGCCACCACAAATCCACCACAAACTACTACAGTTGCAGCTACCACAACTCCATCTCCAACCGCAACAGTGGAAGCCACCACAACTGAGGCTGTGACAACCACAACTGTAGCCACCACAACTCCACCTCAATCCACTAATACGAAAGGCACCACATCTGAAGCTGTGACAACTACAAATGCAGCCAACACAACTGCAGCCACTACAACTCCATCTCCACCCACTACAACTTCACCTCTGACCGTAACAACTACAACCTCCACAACCCCATCTCCTACCACAACAACTACAGCCACCACAACTCCACCTCAAACCACTACAACTGCAGCCACTGCAACTCCACCTACAtccacaacaacagaaaccacCACAACTCCCCCTTCAACTACAATAGTTGCAGCCACGACAACTCTATCTCCAACCACTACAGGTGCAGCCACCACAACTCCATCTCCAACCACTACAACTGCAGCCATCACAACTCTGCCTCCAAACACTACAATAGAAACCACCACAACTCCCCCTTCAACTACAATAGTTGCAGCCACGACAACTCTATCTCCAACCACTACAGGTGCAGCCACCACAACTCCATCTCCAACCACTACAACTGCAGCCATCACAACTCTGCCTCCAAACACTACAATAGAAACCACCACAACCCCCCCTTCAACTACAAGAGTTGCAGCCATGACAACCCCATCTCCGACCACTACAATTTCCACCACCACAACTCTGCCTCAATCCACTAATACTGAAGCCACCACACCTGAGGCTGTGACAACCACAACTGCAGCCACCACAACACCACATCAAAGCACCTCAACCGCAGCCACTATAACTCCATCTCCACTCACTACAACTTCACCTCTGACCACAACAAATACAACCACCACAACCACATCTCCTACCACAACTACAGCCACCACGACTCCACCTCAAACCAGCACAACTGCAGCCACCCCAACCCCATCTCAAActccaacaacagcagctcCACCACATCATTCTGTGACAACAAGTACACCCACGACAACTCCATCCCCAACCACTACAACAGCAATCACCACAACTCCACCTCCAGTCACTACAACAGCAACCACCACAATGCCCCCTTCAACTACAACAACTGCAGCCACAACAACTCCATCTTCAACCACTACAGCTGCAGCCACCACAAATCCATCTCAAAccacacaaactgcagccacCACAACAGCGAAGCCTGAAACCACTACAAATACAGCCACTACAACTCTGCCTCAAACCACAACATCAGCAGCCGCAATTCCACCTCCAACTAATACAACTGGAGCCACCACAGTTGTGTCTCCAACCACTACAACTGCAACCACCACAACTCAGGGTGTAATGACCACAAGTACAACCACCACAACTCCACCTATAACTGCcacaacatcagcagctgcGATTCCCTCTCCAACCACCATAACCCAGGGTTTAATGACCACAAGTGCAACCACGACAACTGCACCTATAACTTTCACAACATCAGCAGTCCCAATTCCACCTCCAACTACTGCAAGTAAAGCCACCACAGTTGCATCTCCAACCACTGCATCTGCAATCACCACAGCTCAGGGTGCAATGACCACAAGTGCAACCACGACAACTCCACCTACAACTGCcacaacatcagcagctgcaATTCCACCTCCAACTACTACAACTAGAGGCACCACAGTTGTGTCTCCAACCACTACAACAGCAACCACCACAACTCAGAGTGTAATGACCACAAGTGCAACCACCACAACTCCACCTATAACTGCcacaacatcagcagctgtgATTTCCTCTCCAACCACCATAACCCAGGGTGTGATGACTACAAGTGCAACCACTACAACTGCACCTATAACTTTCACAACATCAGCAGCCCCAATTCCACCTCCAATTAATACAACTGGAGTCACCACACATCCAGTTctagcaacaacaacaaatgcagTTGTCACAAAAATACCCCTAACAACCACATCTTCAACTGCTAGAACAATGCCACCAAGCACCACTACCACACACCCAGCAACCGCAGCCACATCCTCGGTCATGTCAACAGGAGAAACAACAACCCAGG GATTGGTATCAGTGGCACAGCTACAGATGAAGTTAACTTCTTATGGAGAGGTCAGCAATGGAACCATCATTAAACTTGTTGAACAG TTCTTCAGAGAGCAGCTCCTGAATGGAAGTGCCCACACATTTACAGTGACGAACATTCAAAGGGTCCGAGTTGCCCCATAG